AAACGAGCGTGAGCGTCCCGACCTCCCCGGCCGGACCGATCCACCGCATCGCGTCGATCGATCTGATCCGCGGTGGGGTCATGATCCTGATGGCCATCGACCACGTGCGGGTCTATTCCGGTCTCCGCCCGGGCGGTCCCACGCCCGGGATCTTCTTCACCCGCTTCGTCACCCACTTCTGCGCGCCGGCCTTCGTCTTCCTGGCCGGGACCAGCGCCTTCTTCCATGGCCGGAGGCATGCCGGCCTCCCGCGGTTCCTGCTGATTCGCGGCGCCTGGCTCGTCCTCCTGGAGCTCACGCTCCTGCGTGCGGCCTGGACGTTCAACCTCGATTTTGCGCACTACGAGATGGCGGGCGTCATCTGGGCCATCGGCTGGTGCATGATCCTGATGGCGGGGCTGGTGAAGCTGCCGATCGCGGCGATCGGGGCTCTCGGCGTCGCCGTGATCGCGGGGCACAACCTGATCGATCCGCACCTGGGGGAGCTGATCCCGGCACTCGGCGAGAGCCGCCTGGCCGGGCTGCGGAAGATCCTCTACCTGGAATTCTTCGCGGGGCCGATCCGGTTCGGGTCCGACGGCCCCACGCTCCTCGTGCTCTACTCGATCGTCCCATGGATCGGGGTGATGGCCGCGGGGTTTGCGTTCGGAAGGATCCTGATGCTCGAGCCGGCGCGGCGGAACCGGATCGGCCTCGGCCTCGGGGCGATCGTCCTCTTCGTCCTCAGGGGGTTCAACCTCTACGGCGACCCGCGCCCGTGGGGGGCCGCGGCGGAGGGATCGGGCGGCTCGCCTCCCATGCCGGCATGGGCCGCGTTCTTCTACGTGCTCCACATCCCGCTGATTCACGCGCTCGCGCTCCTGGTGTCCAGGATCCGCCTGGGAGAGGTGAGCCCCTGGCTCTTCGCCAACCATCCGATGGGGAATCCCCCGCCGCCCGAGGGGTACACGTGGAGCCTGCCGCTCCTTTACCTTGTCTGGGCAGTGGCCATCGTGATGCTCTATTACGCATGCCGCTGGTTTGCCGGCATCAAGGCCAGGAGGAAGGACTGGTGGCTGGGATACCTGTAAAACGAAGGAGACGCATGGTGGCACATGGGATGAGGCTGCTCGGGGGGCTGCTGGTGATCTCCGCGATCGTGGGCTTCCTGACCGTGGCCGACGATCTGAGGCACAAGGGGGAGCTGTTCGGCATGGGCTCGATCCTGGTCGGAGGGCTGGTCCTCGTGGCCCTTTCGTCCAGGAAGGCCCCGGGCGCCGGCCGGCGGGGGGCCCGTTGACACGGGATGAAGAGCACCTGCGGCTGCTGTCGATTTTCCATTACGTGGTGGCCGGTCTCTCCTGCATGCTGGCGATCGTGCCCCTGATCTACATCGGCATGGGGGCCCTCATGCTCCGCGGCGGGAACGACGGCGCCGGTGAGAAAGCGGATGCAAGGGTC
This portion of the Candidatus Polarisedimenticolia bacterium genome encodes:
- a CDS encoding heparan-alpha-glucosaminide N-acetyltransferase domain-containing protein — protein: MSVPTSPAGPIHRIASIDLIRGGVMILMAIDHVRVYSGLRPGGPTPGIFFTRFVTHFCAPAFVFLAGTSAFFHGRRHAGLPRFLLIRGAWLVLLELTLLRAAWTFNLDFAHYEMAGVIWAIGWCMILMAGLVKLPIAAIGALGVAVIAGHNLIDPHLGELIPALGESRLAGLRKILYLEFFAGPIRFGSDGPTLLVLYSIVPWIGVMAAGFAFGRILMLEPARRNRIGLGLGAIVLFVLRGFNLYGDPRPWGAAAEGSGGSPPMPAWAAFFYVLHIPLIHALALLVSRIRLGEVSPWLFANHPMGNPPPPEGYTWSLPLLYLVWAVAIVMLYYACRWFAGIKARRKDWWLGYL